The Xiphophorus maculatus strain JP 163 A chromosome 23, X_maculatus-5.0-male, whole genome shotgun sequence genome contains a region encoding:
- the LOC102226077 gene encoding probable carboxypeptidase X1 isoform X1, with protein MAAFLPISLLLFSPCGFFVFVCGHLTDFTLPVNPSVVSGVGLATKSLFSAGTSNASEVPTTEFTTSYRKSTAETTTERPTGKEGQKPVRKVLKMEKEEDEGPMELECPPLGLESLRVKDAHLRASSYKRRGLGPHRGRLNIQSGIDDGDIYDGAWCARYKDKNQWLEVDAQRLIQFTGVILQGRNSIWSWDMVQTYKVQFSNDTLLWKPCMNGSKEAIFEGNQDTETPILSLFDSPTVARYIRINPQTWYQNGTEGDICLRAEVLGCKLPDPSNVYAWQTEPTESRDKLDFKHHNYKEMRKLMKSVHDECPNITRIYSIGKSYKDLKLYVMEISDNPGKHELGEPEFRYVAGMHGNEVLGRELLLNLMQYMCREYKRGNQRIVHLVKETRIHLLPSMNPDGYEMAFKKGSELVGWALGRYSYEGIDMNHNFADLNSVMWTAIELETDQSKLINHYFPIPEQYTSEEAFVAPETRAVINWMQNIPFALGANLHGGELVVTYPYDMTRDWAPREHTPTPDESFFRWLAAAYASTNQVMSNPDRRPCHNKDFLRYNNIINGADWHNVPGSMNDFSYLHTNCFEVTVELSCDKFPHASELPIEWENNRESLLVYMEQIHRGIKGVIRDKDTGVGIADAIIKVEDIDHHIRSVVDGDYWRLLNPGEYRLTVSAEGYFPSSRTCYVMYDHFPTICDFNLTKTPRRRAKDILAKGGKLPKDLQLRLRQLRMRKLRVTTKAINQRRAAAAGKRAKRV; from the exons ATGGCAGCATTTCTTCCCATctctctgcttttattttcaccttgtggattctttgtctttgtttgtggCCACTTGACAGATTTCACATTACCAGTTAATCCCAGTGTGGTTTCAGGTGTAGGTCTTGCCACAAAGAGTCTTTTTTCTGCAGGGACTTCCAATGCTTCAGAGGTTCCCACCACAGAATTCACAACCAGTTACAGAAAGTCAACAGCTGAAACCACTACAGAGCGCCCGACTGGGAAGGAAGGTCAGAAACCAGTGAGGAAAGtcctgaaaatggaaaaagaagaagatgaaggtCCCATGGAATTGG AATGTCCTCCTCTGGGTCTGGAGTCACTGAGGGTGAAAGACGCTCATCTGAGGGCTTCATCCTACAAGCGACGAGGCCTGGGTCCTCACCGCGGCCGACTCAACATCCAG TCTGGAATAGACGATGGGGATATCTATGATGGGGCCTGGTGCGCTCGGTACAAAGACAAGAACCAATGGCTGGAAGTTGATGCCCAAAGGCTGATCCAGTTTACTGGGGTCATCCTGCAGGGGCGCAACTCCATCTGGAG TTGGGACATGGTCCAAACGTACAAGGTTCAGTTCAGTAATGACACGCTGCTCTGGAAGCCCTGCATGAACGGGAGCAAAGAGGCT ATATTTGAAGGAAACCAAGACACAGAAACTCCCATCCTCTCCCTGTTCGACAGTCCCACAGTGGCACGTTACATTCGGATCAACCCTCAGACGTGGTATCAGAACGGGACAGAGGGAGACATTTGCCTCAGGGCAGAAGTGTTGGGATGCAAACTTCCTG ATCCCAGTAATGTCTATGCATGGCAGACAGAACCAACGGAGTCCAGAGACAAACTGGACTTCAAGCACCACAACTATAAGGAGATGAGAAAG ttgATGAAGTCTGTGCATGACGAATGCCCCAACATCACACGTATTTACAGCATCGGGAAAAGCTACAAGGATCTGAAGCTTTACGTCATGGAGATCTCAGACAATCCTGGAAAACATGAACTGG GAGAACCAGAGTTTCGGTACGTTGCAGGGATGCATGGGAATGAGGTGCTGGGTCGGGAGCTTCTGCTCAACCTGATGCAGTACATGTGTCGAGAGTACAAACGAGGAAACCAGCGGATCGTCCATCTGGTCAAAGAGACTCGCATTCACCTTTTGCCCTCCATGAACCCCGATGGATACGAGATGGCCTTTAAGAAG GGCTCCGAGCTGGTCGGCTGGGCTCTGGGACGTTACAGCTACGAAGGCATCGACATGAACCACAACTTTGCTGATCTCAACTCAGTGATGTGGACCGCCATCGAGCTGGAGACAGACCAGTCCAAACTCATCAACCACTATTTCCCCATCCCTGAACAATACACCTCTGAAGAGGCTTTT gTTGCACCTGAAACTCGAGCTGTGATCAACTGGATGCAGAACATCCCGTTTGCTCTGGGTGCAAACCTCCATGGAGGAGAACTGGTCGTCACCTACCCGTACGACATGACCCGGGACTGGGCACCGCGCGAACACACCCCCACCCCTGATGAGAGCTTCTTCCGCTGGCTGGCTGCAGCTTATGCCAGCACCAATCAG GTGATGTCCAACCCAGACCGAAGGCCATGCCACAACAAGGACTTCCTCAGATACAACAACATCATCAATGGGGCCGACTGGCACAACGTACCTGGAA GCATGAATGATTTCAGCTACCTGCACACCAACTGCTTCGAGGTAACCGTGGAGTTGTCCTGCGATAAGTTTCCTCACGCCAGCGAACTTCCCATCGAGTGGGAGAACAACAGAGAGTCTCTGCTGGTTTACATGGAGCAG ATCCATCGTGGAATTAAGGGTGTGATACGGGACAAAGACACTGGGGTGGGAATAGCAGACGCCATCATCAAAGTCGAGGACATCGATCATCACATCAGATCAg TGGTTGATGGCGACTACTGGCGCTTGCTGAATCCAGGTGAGTACCGCCTGACGGTCAGCGCTGAAGGCTACTTCCCTTCCTCCCGTACATGTTACGTCATGTACGACCACTTCCCTACAATCTGCGACTTCAACCTCACCAAGACACCCAGACGGAGAGCAAAGGACATTCTGGCAAAGGGGGGGAAACTTCCCAAAGACCTGCAGCTGAGGCTGCGGCAGCTACGAATGAGGAAACTCCGCGTCACCACCAAGGCCATCAACCAGCGGCGTGCTGCGGCCGCTGGCAAACGAGCAAAACGGGTCTGA
- the LOC102226077 gene encoding probable carboxypeptidase X1 isoform X2, which translates to MAAFLPISLLLFSPCGFFVFVCGHLTDFTLPVNPSVVSGVGLATKSLFSAGTSNASEVPTTEFTTSYRKSTAETTTERPTGKEGQKPVRKVLKMEKEEDEGPMELAKRSTRSLTVAKKLKNVLKKPKVIPRKPKVTKTPKPEIRKVTHHQSAATKTASQCPPLGLESLRVKDAHLRASSYKRRGLGPHRGRLNIQSGIDDGDIYDGAWCARYKDKNQWLEVDAQRLIQFTGVILQGRNSIWSWDMVQTYKVQFSNDTLLWKPCMNGSKEAIFEGNQDTETPILSLFDSPTVARYIRINPQTWYQNGTEGDICLRAEVLGCKLPDPSNVYAWQTEPTESRDKLDFKHHNYKEMRKLMKSVHDECPNITRIYSIGKSYKDLKLYVMEISDNPGKHELGEPEFRYVAGMHGNEVLGRELLLNLMQYMCREYKRGNQRIVHLVKETRIHLLPSMNPDGYEMAFKKGSELVGWALGRYSYEGIDMNHNFADLNSVMWTAIELETDQSKLINHYFPIPEQYTSEEAFVAPETRAVINWMQNIPFALGANLHGGELVVTYPYDMTRDWAPREHTPTPDESFFRWLAAAYASTNQVMSNPDRRPCHNKDFLRYNNIINGADWHNVPGSMNDFSYLHTNCFEVTVELSCDKFPHASELPIEWENNRESLLVYMEQIHRGIKGVIRDKDTGVGIADAIIKVEDIDHHIRSVVDGDYWRLLNPGEYRLTVSAEGYFPSSRTCYVMYDHFPTICDFNLTKTPRRRAKDILAKGGKLPKDLQLRLRQLRMRKLRVTTKAINQRRAAAAGKRAKRV; encoded by the exons ATGGCAGCATTTCTTCCCATctctctgcttttattttcaccttgtggattctttgtctttgtttgtggCCACTTGACAGATTTCACATTACCAGTTAATCCCAGTGTGGTTTCAGGTGTAGGTCTTGCCACAAAGAGTCTTTTTTCTGCAGGGACTTCCAATGCTTCAGAGGTTCCCACCACAGAATTCACAACCAGTTACAGAAAGTCAACAGCTGAAACCACTACAGAGCGCCCGACTGGGAAGGAAGGTCAGAAACCAGTGAGGAAAGtcctgaaaatggaaaaagaagaagatgaaggtCCCATGGAATTGG CAAAAAGATCCACAAGAAGCCTTACGGTAGCAAAGAAGCTCAAAAATGTCCTGAAGAAACCAAAAGTCATTCCTAGGAAGCCAAAGGTCACTAAAACACCAAAACCAGAGATCAGAAAGGTCACTCATCACCAGTCAGCCGCCACAAAAACTGCCTCAC AATGTCCTCCTCTGGGTCTGGAGTCACTGAGGGTGAAAGACGCTCATCTGAGGGCTTCATCCTACAAGCGACGAGGCCTGGGTCCTCACCGCGGCCGACTCAACATCCAG TCTGGAATAGACGATGGGGATATCTATGATGGGGCCTGGTGCGCTCGGTACAAAGACAAGAACCAATGGCTGGAAGTTGATGCCCAAAGGCTGATCCAGTTTACTGGGGTCATCCTGCAGGGGCGCAACTCCATCTGGAG TTGGGACATGGTCCAAACGTACAAGGTTCAGTTCAGTAATGACACGCTGCTCTGGAAGCCCTGCATGAACGGGAGCAAAGAGGCT ATATTTGAAGGAAACCAAGACACAGAAACTCCCATCCTCTCCCTGTTCGACAGTCCCACAGTGGCACGTTACATTCGGATCAACCCTCAGACGTGGTATCAGAACGGGACAGAGGGAGACATTTGCCTCAGGGCAGAAGTGTTGGGATGCAAACTTCCTG ATCCCAGTAATGTCTATGCATGGCAGACAGAACCAACGGAGTCCAGAGACAAACTGGACTTCAAGCACCACAACTATAAGGAGATGAGAAAG ttgATGAAGTCTGTGCATGACGAATGCCCCAACATCACACGTATTTACAGCATCGGGAAAAGCTACAAGGATCTGAAGCTTTACGTCATGGAGATCTCAGACAATCCTGGAAAACATGAACTGG GAGAACCAGAGTTTCGGTACGTTGCAGGGATGCATGGGAATGAGGTGCTGGGTCGGGAGCTTCTGCTCAACCTGATGCAGTACATGTGTCGAGAGTACAAACGAGGAAACCAGCGGATCGTCCATCTGGTCAAAGAGACTCGCATTCACCTTTTGCCCTCCATGAACCCCGATGGATACGAGATGGCCTTTAAGAAG GGCTCCGAGCTGGTCGGCTGGGCTCTGGGACGTTACAGCTACGAAGGCATCGACATGAACCACAACTTTGCTGATCTCAACTCAGTGATGTGGACCGCCATCGAGCTGGAGACAGACCAGTCCAAACTCATCAACCACTATTTCCCCATCCCTGAACAATACACCTCTGAAGAGGCTTTT gTTGCACCTGAAACTCGAGCTGTGATCAACTGGATGCAGAACATCCCGTTTGCTCTGGGTGCAAACCTCCATGGAGGAGAACTGGTCGTCACCTACCCGTACGACATGACCCGGGACTGGGCACCGCGCGAACACACCCCCACCCCTGATGAGAGCTTCTTCCGCTGGCTGGCTGCAGCTTATGCCAGCACCAATCAG GTGATGTCCAACCCAGACCGAAGGCCATGCCACAACAAGGACTTCCTCAGATACAACAACATCATCAATGGGGCCGACTGGCACAACGTACCTGGAA GCATGAATGATTTCAGCTACCTGCACACCAACTGCTTCGAGGTAACCGTGGAGTTGTCCTGCGATAAGTTTCCTCACGCCAGCGAACTTCCCATCGAGTGGGAGAACAACAGAGAGTCTCTGCTGGTTTACATGGAGCAG ATCCATCGTGGAATTAAGGGTGTGATACGGGACAAAGACACTGGGGTGGGAATAGCAGACGCCATCATCAAAGTCGAGGACATCGATCATCACATCAGATCAg TGGTTGATGGCGACTACTGGCGCTTGCTGAATCCAGGTGAGTACCGCCTGACGGTCAGCGCTGAAGGCTACTTCCCTTCCTCCCGTACATGTTACGTCATGTACGACCACTTCCCTACAATCTGCGACTTCAACCTCACCAAGACACCCAGACGGAGAGCAAAGGACATTCTGGCAAAGGGGGGGAAACTTCCCAAAGACCTGCAGCTGAGGCTGCGGCAGCTACGAATGAGGAAACTCCGCGTCACCACCAAGGCCATCAACCAGCGGCGTGCTGCGGCCGCTGGCAAACGAGCAAAACGGGTCTGA